In Labrus bergylta chromosome 1, fLabBer1.1, whole genome shotgun sequence, one genomic interval encodes:
- the prelid1b gene encoding PRELI domain-containing protein 1, mitochondrial → MVKYFCNNTDVRSTWDLVVSAFWQRYPNPFSTHVLTEDVVYREVTADNRLLSRRLLMKTNRLPRWAEHIFPSGISRSVYIIEDSIVDPVNRSLTTYTWNLNHTTLMSVEERCVFQDTVEQPATTQLKREAWISSSVYGFSRPIQEFGLARLKSNQVKSMKGLEYALSNLQGEAPQRPLRDSVKDAAKSLASAAAAPQKPQQYI, encoded by the exons ATGGTCAAGTATTTCTGTAATAACACAGACGTCAGGAGTACGTGGGACCTCGTTGTCTCTGCTTTTTGGCAGAGGTATCCAAACCCATTCAG CACCCATGTTCTCACAGAGGATGTGGTCTACCGGGAGGTGACTGCAGACAACCGGCTCCTCTCCAGACGTCTCCTGATGAAGACCAATCGACTGCCTCGCTGGGCGGAGCATATCTTTCCCTCCGGCATATCTCGCTCCGTGTACATCATAGAGGACTCCATTGTGGACCCTGTCAACAGGAGCCTGACCACCTACACCTGGAACCTCAACCACACAACTCTCATG tctgttgaAGAGCGTTGTGTTTTCCAAGACACAGTGGAGCAGCCGGCCACCACCCAGCTGAAACGTGAAGCGTGGATATCTTCGAGTGTTTATGGCTTCTCCAGACCTATTCAG GAGTTCGGATTGGCTCGCCTCAAAAGCAACCAGGTGAAGTCCATGAAAGGGTTGGAATACGCACTCTCCAACTTACAGG GAGAGGCGCCTCAGCGGCCACTCAGGGACTCAGTGAAGGACGCGGCAAAGAGCCTGgcttcagctgctgcagccccACAGAAACCCCAGCAGTACATCTGA
- the mxd4 gene encoding max dimerization protein 4 — protein MELNSLLILLEAAEYLERKDRGAEHGYASVLPYSDDFSRKKTKASPISRKAQNNRSSHNELEKHRRAKLRLYLEQLKKLVPLGPDSTRHTTLSLLKRAKMHIKKLEEQDRKALNVKEQLQREHRYLKRRLEQLSVSGSVERIRTDSMGSTISTDSEQEVDIEGIEFTPLEADSVDSISDGEEEDHYSLQSSSSDTSYTATHSHRLQPHHC, from the exons ATGGAACTTAATTCTCTTTTAATTTTGCTGGAGGCTGCAGAGTACTtggaaagaaaagacagag gggcaGAACACGGTTATGCCTCCGTTTTACCGTACAGTGACGACTTTTCCAGAAAGAAAACGAAAGCATCGCCAATCTCCAGAAAAGCTCAGAACAATAG ATCGTCGCACAATGAGCTGGAGAAACACAG acgTGCCAAACTACGGCTGTACCTGGAGCAGCTGAAGAAGCTGGTGCCTTTAGGTCCCGACAGCACAAGACACACCACACTGAGCCTGCTGAAAAGGGCCAAGATGCACATCAAG aagctggaggagcaggacaggaaggctttaaatgtgaagGAGCAGCTACAGAGAGAGCACCGCTACCTCAAACGCCGCCTTGAGCAGCTCTCTGTGTCCGGATCGGTTGAACGCATTCGCACCGACAGCATGGGCTCCACCATCTCCACCGACTCTGAGCAAG AGGTGGACATAGAGGGCATTGAGTTCACTCCCCTGGAGGCGGACAGCGTGGACAGCATCAGCGACGGCGAGGAGGAGGACCACTACAGCCTGCAGAGCAGCTCCAGCGACACCAGCTACACAGCCACACATTCCCACAGACTGCAGCCGCACCACTGTTAA